One Candidatus Woesearchaeota archaeon genomic region harbors:
- a CDS encoding Nramp family divalent metal transporter: MRKFFNLPFHHLLFFFSIIGPGLISAIAGNDAGGITTFSVAGARFGYTLFWTMIPLILLLIIVQEMCARMGVVTGKGLADLIRENFGLKMTVVFMVGLFFANFATTISEFAGIAAASELFGLNRYLTVIFAGFLILILTIRVNYKLLEKVFLFMCLFYVTYIISGILAHPDWNAVGHALVTPTFSLDTQYLVILVGLLGTSITPWMQFYLQSSIVEKGLKLSEYRYARWELIIAAILATTISFFILLAAAAILYPQGITIENAAEAAAALEPIAGHFAEVLFGLGLFAAAFFGAFILPLSTAYYVCEAFGWESGVNKKFHEAREFYTVIGLLVLPSALVVLIPSIPLVPLMLLSQVINGVLLPVLLLVILHLVNNERVMGEYVNKPAYNVICWIAAFLLIFVTMVMVGMTMYQLF; this comes from the coding sequence ATGCGAAAATTCTTCAATCTTCCGTTTCATCATCTGCTCTTCTTTTTTTCTATTATTGGTCCTGGTCTTATCAGCGCAATCGCGGGCAATGACGCAGGAGGAATTACGACGTTCTCTGTCGCTGGCGCACGGTTTGGCTACACGCTTTTTTGGACTATGATTCCACTTATTTTACTCCTTATTATTGTTCAGGAAATGTGCGCACGCATGGGTGTTGTGACAGGCAAAGGACTTGCTGATCTGATCCGCGAAAATTTTGGACTTAAGATGACTGTCGTGTTTATGGTTGGCCTTTTTTTCGCGAACTTCGCGACTACTATTTCAGAATTCGCGGGAATAGCCGCAGCATCAGAATTATTTGGACTAAACAGATATCTCACTGTTATTTTCGCGGGGTTTTTGATTTTGATTTTGACTATTCGAGTGAATTACAAACTGCTGGAGAAAGTTTTTTTGTTTATGTGTTTGTTTTATGTGACCTACATTATTTCTGGAATTCTCGCGCATCCTGACTGGAACGCGGTTGGTCACGCGCTTGTCACTCCTACCTTTTCTCTCGACACCCAATATCTCGTGATTCTTGTTGGACTCCTTGGTACTTCCATTACACCATGGATGCAGTTTTATCTGCAGTCTTCGATTGTTGAGAAAGGGTTAAAACTTTCTGAATACAGGTATGCTCGTTGGGAATTGATTATTGCAGCGATTCTCGCGACGACTATTTCGTTTTTCATTCTTCTCGCCGCTGCCGCAATTTTATATCCACAAGGAATCACGATTGAAAACGCCGCGGAAGCCGCTGCCGCGCTTGAACCTATTGCAGGACATTTCGCAGAAGTTCTTTTCGGTCTTGGCTTGTTTGCCGCCGCGTTTTTTGGCGCGTTTATTTTGCCGCTGTCTACTGCGTATTATGTCTGCGAAGCGTTTGGCTGGGAATCTGGCGTGAACAAAAAATTTCATGAAGCGCGAGAATTTTACACCGTCATTGGATTGCTTGTGTTGCCTTCCGCGCTTGTTGTTCTTATTCCAAGCATTCCGCTTGTTCCATTAATGTTGCTGTCACAAGTCATTAATGGAGTGCTGCTTCCTGTCTTACTCCTTGTTATTTTACATCTTGTTAATAATGAGAGAGTCATGGGAGAATACGTCAATAAACCGGCATATAACGTGATCTGCTGGATCGCCGCTTTCTTGTTGATTTTTGTGACTATGGTAATGGTGGGAATGACAATGTATCAATTGTTTTGA
- a CDS encoding magnesium transporter, giving the protein MVFYTELLGKPVIDIEGKIAGHLTDFVFKDGAESAPIIHIVYLGKDKYKRRLSWTYVEGIKQSASEKSNAVSVSLLLNVSLKELEPSFIHENDLLTSELLDKQIIDVGGVKVVRVNDILLNKVGETLCITGVCVGTTSFFRRLGITQQGIGKLVYRFTAEKIIPWKSVEPLETSKHLLLKESKNKIAELHPGDIADLMEELSPKEQMLVFNKLDRQTAAKTLVEAQPEVQESFFRGLKLPKIVELLESIAPYRAADLLALASDEKVKLILQHMKPEKAKEISELLQYQENTAGALMRTDVFTLQDDQTATSALSTIRKLQPSADKTHILFVTDKEHQLVGTLSLRSLLNASARQKIKDFMKKRPFVVHLQTSKEDIATVLEKYNFFVVPVVDEHGKLKGMITADEVLSEIIPQSWIRRKFVAKRAKKKHKPTNNNDSVNGNATSEKSRGS; this is encoded by the coding sequence ATGGTCTTTTACACAGAGCTTTTAGGCAAACCTGTTATTGATATAGAAGGCAAGATCGCAGGCCATCTCACTGATTTTGTTTTCAAAGATGGCGCTGAATCCGCTCCCATTATTCATATTGTTTATTTGGGCAAAGACAAATACAAACGCAGACTTTCCTGGACCTATGTTGAAGGAATTAAACAAAGCGCTTCTGAAAAAAGCAACGCTGTTTCAGTTTCTCTTCTCCTCAATGTTTCTCTCAAAGAGCTTGAACCTTCTTTTATTCACGAAAATGATTTGCTGACTAGTGAGCTTCTCGATAAACAAATTATTGATGTGGGCGGTGTAAAAGTTGTTCGCGTCAATGATATTCTGCTCAATAAAGTTGGAGAGACCCTCTGCATTACTGGCGTTTGCGTCGGCACAACGAGTTTCTTCAGGCGTCTTGGCATTACGCAACAAGGGATTGGAAAACTTGTTTATCGCTTTACCGCGGAAAAAATTATTCCATGGAAATCTGTTGAACCTTTGGAAACCAGCAAACATCTTCTTTTGAAGGAATCAAAGAATAAAATCGCGGAACTACATCCTGGAGACATCGCGGATCTCATGGAAGAACTTTCTCCCAAAGAACAAATGCTGGTCTTCAATAAACTGGACAGACAAACTGCCGCAAAAACACTTGTTGAAGCGCAGCCAGAAGTGCAGGAATCTTTTTTTCGCGGACTTAAACTTCCGAAAATTGTGGAACTCCTTGAAAGCATCGCGCCGTATCGCGCCGCTGATTTACTTGCTCTTGCGTCTGACGAAAAAGTGAAACTTATTTTACAGCATATGAAACCAGAAAAAGCAAAAGAAATCAGCGAGCTTCTTCAATATCAGGAAAATACCGCAGGCGCGCTGATGCGCACGGACGTTTTTACTTTACAAGATGACCAAACCGCTACTTCCGCGCTCTCGACCATTCGAAAATTACAGCCATCCGCAGACAAAACGCACATTCTTTTTGTGACTGACAAAGAACACCAGCTTGTGGGAACGCTTTCTCTGCGTTCTTTGCTTAACGCTTCCGCTCGTCAAAAGATTAAAGATTTCATGAAGAAGCGCCCGTTTGTTGTTCACTTGCAAACGTCCAAAGAAGATATCGCGACTGTTCTTGAGAAATATAACTTCTTCGTTGTTCCTGTTGTTGATGAACATGGAAAACTCAAAGGAATGATCACCGCGGACGAAGTGCTGTCTGAAATTATTCCACAATCCTGGATCAGAAGAAAATTCGTCGCAAAACGCGCGAAGAAAAAGCATAAACCAACTAATAATAATGATTCTGTGAATGGGAACGCAACTTCTGAGAAATCTCGGGGATCCTAA
- a CDS encoding response regulator — translation MNELSEKKRVLIVDDDVAIVSLIKDTLANSLYELVGAHSGFEALQTLHTQRVDMVIADIMLTEHMNGYELCKQIKGKKETAHIPVLMLSAKKEMDDKLHAVYAGADDYMSKPFSTEELAKRVRLNLHLVKTE, via the coding sequence ATGAATGAACTCAGCGAAAAGAAGAGAGTATTGATCGTTGATGATGATGTGGCGATTGTTTCTTTGATAAAAGACACGCTGGCGAATAGTTTGTATGAGCTTGTGGGCGCGCATTCAGGATTTGAAGCGTTGCAAACATTACATACGCAGCGAGTGGATATGGTTATCGCGGACATTATGTTGACAGAGCACATGAATGGCTATGAATTGTGCAAACAGATTAAGGGGAAGAAAGAAACAGCGCATATCCCTGTGTTGATGCTTTCTGCGAAGAAAGAGATGGATGATAAATTGCATGCGGTTTATGCAGGCGCGGATGATTACATGAGCAAGCCATTTTCTACAGAAGAACTCGCGAAAAGAGTGCGGTTGAATTTACATTTAGTGAAGACAGAGTAA
- a CDS encoding ParA family protein, with the protein MRKICIINQKGGVAKTTTTINLATALAANEKRVLVIDLDPQGNVGTSLCVQNEKTTYDLMINDADPYDCIVNVAPGLDIITSDSSLAKAELIMSGQTSRETILARKLEPIFNYDYILIDCPPSLSLLNVNALLYANEAFVPVSTDFLALDALKKMSQTVSEINELFDHDIKITLVIPTLYDRRSKACVSTLKEIKRGYEELVANPIRMNSKLREAPSQGKDIFEYAKRSPGAMDYKKLAQLVMEAEEYA; encoded by the coding sequence ATGAGGAAAATTTGTATTATTAATCAAAAAGGCGGTGTTGCGAAAACAACAACAACCATCAATCTCGCGACCGCGCTCGCGGCAAACGAAAAACGAGTTCTTGTCATTGATCTTGATCCGCAGGGAAATGTAGGAACAAGTCTTTGCGTGCAAAACGAAAAAACAACCTACGATCTTATGATTAATGACGCAGATCCTTATGATTGCATCGTCAACGTTGCTCCTGGTCTTGACATTATCACCAGCGATAGTTCGCTCGCGAAAGCGGAACTTATTATGAGTGGTCAGACAAGCAGAGAAACAATTCTCGCGCGAAAGTTGGAACCAATTTTTAATTATGATTACATTCTTATTGATTGTCCGCCATCGTTAAGTTTATTGAACGTCAACGCGCTTCTGTACGCAAACGAAGCGTTTGTTCCTGTTTCCACAGACTTCCTTGCGCTTGACGCGCTCAAAAAGATGTCACAAACGGTCTCTGAGATCAATGAACTTTTTGATCACGACATCAAAATTACGCTCGTTATTCCAACGTTATATGACCGACGAAGCAAAGCATGCGTTTCAACGCTCAAAGAGATTAAACGCGGATATGAAGAACTTGTCGCAAATCCAATCAGAATGAACTCCAAACTTCGCGAAGCGCCAAGTCAGGGGAAGGATATCTTCGAATACGCAAAACGATCTCCTGGCGCAATGGATTACAAGAAACTCGCGCAATTGGTCATGGAAGCGGAAGAATACGCTTGA
- a CDS encoding glutamate--tRNA ligase, producing MEKEVKQIAKKYALQNAVKFNGTATMGNVIGKVLAEKPEYKKEIQLVQTIIAAVIKEVNALTQDEQKIQFALFAEELEKPKEEKHGLKELPTHPSGEKVTFRFAPSPSGPLHIGHAYIISLNSLYAKKYKGKMILRIEDTNPDNIYPDAYNLIPEDANWLTKNNVAEVLVQSDRMELYYSYAVRLLEENFAYVCLCDAEEFRKMNQQMQACPCRDNTAEENLKRWNSMITTYKQGEAVVRFKTDIQHKNPAMRDFPILRINESPHPRQGEKYKIWPLMNFAVAIDDMDTGVTHTLRGKDHADNAKRQEFIHAALKVDTPVSISVGRINFTGTEVEVSCSKTRAMIEGGQFEGWQDIRIPFIGALKRRGYQPEAFQKFATEIGISLADKTVDMAEFFKSLNAFNKEVIDAAANRYFFIKDPVEVQIKNSPKKHIALDLHPETRKGGRTFEANETFYLAKEDVEQIGENELTRLMDCVNFTKKEKDYIFVSEDYESYKAHGKRIIHWLPKQDEHVVVEVRMPDNTLVKGLGEKAIAELEVGAIVQFERFGFCRVDEVEGNTYKFWYGHR from the coding sequence ATGGAAAAAGAAGTAAAACAAATCGCGAAAAAGTACGCGTTGCAAAACGCGGTGAAATTCAACGGCACAGCGACAATGGGCAATGTCATTGGCAAAGTGCTCGCTGAAAAGCCAGAATACAAAAAAGAAATTCAGCTCGTCCAAACGATTATCGCGGCAGTGATCAAAGAAGTAAACGCGCTCACGCAAGATGAACAAAAAATACAATTCGCGCTCTTTGCGGAAGAACTGGAAAAACCAAAAGAAGAAAAGCACGGATTGAAAGAACTTCCAACGCATCCTTCTGGAGAAAAAGTAACATTCCGTTTTGCTCCATCCCCGTCAGGCCCACTCCATATCGGTCACGCGTATATTATCTCCTTAAATTCTCTGTACGCGAAAAAATACAAGGGAAAAATGATTCTGCGAATTGAAGACACCAATCCAGACAATATTTATCCTGACGCGTACAATCTCATTCCAGAAGACGCGAATTGGCTCACCAAAAATAATGTCGCGGAAGTGCTTGTCCAATCAGATCGAATGGAATTATATTATTCCTACGCTGTACGTTTACTAGAAGAAAACTTTGCGTATGTTTGTCTTTGTGACGCGGAAGAATTTAGAAAAATGAACCAGCAAATGCAGGCGTGCCCGTGCAGAGATAATACTGCTGAAGAAAATCTCAAGCGCTGGAATTCTATGATCACCACATACAAGCAAGGAGAAGCGGTTGTGAGATTCAAAACAGACATCCAACATAAAAATCCAGCGATGCGCGATTTCCCTATTCTCAGAATAAATGAATCGCCGCATCCAAGACAAGGAGAAAAATACAAAATCTGGCCATTAATGAATTTCGCGGTGGCGATTGATGATATGGACACAGGAGTCACGCACACCTTGCGAGGAAAAGATCACGCGGATAACGCGAAGCGGCAGGAATTTATTCATGCGGCGTTGAAAGTAGACACGCCTGTTTCTATTTCTGTAGGAAGAATTAATTTTACAGGAACAGAAGTGGAAGTGTCCTGCTCTAAAACAAGAGCGATGATTGAGGGTGGTCAGTTTGAAGGATGGCAGGATATTAGAATTCCATTTATTGGCGCGTTAAAGCGCAGAGGATATCAGCCAGAAGCGTTCCAGAAATTCGCGACAGAAATAGGGATTTCCCTCGCAGATAAAACAGTGGACATGGCAGAATTTTTCAAATCTTTGAACGCGTTCAACAAAGAAGTGATTGACGCCGCGGCAAACAGATATTTCTTTATCAAAGATCCAGTTGAAGTACAAATAAAAAATAGTCCAAAAAAACATATTGCGTTGGATTTGCATCCTGAAACAAGAAAAGGAGGCAGAACATTCGAAGCAAACGAAACCTTTTATCTCGCGAAAGAAGACGTCGAGCAAATAGGAGAAAATGAGCTCACTCGATTAATGGATTGCGTGAATTTCACGAAAAAAGAAAAGGACTACATTTTTGTGAGTGAAGATTATGAATCCTACAAAGCGCATGGCAAGCGCATCATTCATTGGCTACCAAAGCAAGATGAGCACGTGGTGGTCGAAGTCCGCATGCCAGACAATACGCTTGTCAAAGGTCTTGGAGAAAAAGCGATTGCGGAGTTAGAAGTTGGCGCGATTGTGCAATTTGAGCGATTTGGCTTTTGCAGAGTAGATGAAGTAGAAGGAAATACCTACAAGTTCTGGTATGGGCATAGGTAA